In the Nocardioides marmotae genome, CGCCACTGCCGGCCCGCCGGTCGCCGGCGCCCGCGAGCGCGAGCGCGCACCCAGCGGGGCGGCCCGCCCGCTCCCCCGTGGTCACCGGTCTGGTCACCGGGCTGGCCACCGGCCTGCTGGCCGTGCTCGTGCTCGTCGTCGCGTTCGCGGCGGCGTACGCCGGCGTGCGCCTGCTCACCTGACGACCCTAGGCTGGGCGTGACCCGCGCCACCCCTGCGGGTCGACCACCGCACCGCCGCACACCCTCGCGGCCGCACAGGAAGCAGGCACACCCATGTCAGCGAGCCCCACCGTCGATGTCTTCGAGCTCGGCTCCGAGCACGAGCAGGTCGTCTTCTGCAACGACCCCGCCACCGGCCTCCGCGCCGTCGTGGCCATCCACTCCACCGCCCTGGGGCCGGCGCTGGGCGGGACCCGGTTCCACCCCTACGCCTCCACCGCCGACGCCGTCTCCGACGTGCTCGACCTCTCCCGCGGGATGAGCTACAAGGCCGCGCTCGCCGGCCTGGACCTCGGCGGCGGCAAGGCCGTCATCCTCGGCGACCCCGCGACGCTGAAGACCGAGGCGCTGCTGCGGGCCTACGGCCGGTTCGTGCAGTCCCTCGGCGGCCGGTACTACACGGCCTGCGACGTCGGCACGTTCAGCGAGGACATGGACCACGTCGCCCGCGAGAGCTCCTACGTCACCGGCCGGACCGTCGCCCACGGCGGCGCCGGCGACAGCTCGGTGCTCACGGCGTACGGCGTGTTCCAGGGCATGCGCGCGGCCGCCGAGCACGCCTGGGGCAGCACGTCGCTGGCCGGCCGCACCGTCGGCGTCGCCGGCGTCGGCAAGGTCGGCCGGCACCTGGTCGGGCACCTCGTCGAGGACGGCGCCCACGTGGTCGTCACCGACGTCCACGCCCCCGCCGTCGAGCGGGTGCTCGCCGAGCACGGGTCTGGTCGCGGTGCCGGCACCGTGCGCGCGGTCGGGTCGACCGCCGCACTGCTCGCCGAGCCGCTCGACGTCTACGCCCCCTGCGCGCTGGGACGCGCGATCACCGACGAGGTCGTCGAGGTGCTCCCCGCCCGCATCGTCTGCGGCGCCGCGAACAACCAGCTCGCCCACCCCGGTGTGGAGAAGGCCCTGCTGGACCGCGGCGTCGTCTACGCGCCCGACTACTGCGTCAACGCCGGTGGCCTGATCCAGGTCGCCGACGAGCTCGACGGGTTCTCCTTCGAGCGCGCGCACCAGCGGGCCACGGGCATCTACGACACCACCCGCGCCGTCCTCGAGACGGCCGCGAGCGAGGAGATCTCACCCGCGGTCGCCGCCGACCGCCTCGCCGAGCGCCGCATGCGCGACGTCGGCCGGCTGCGTGGCCTCTGGCTCGGCCGCGTGCTGGTGGAGCCGCGGACACCGTGAACCGGCCCTCGGTCCCTCACGTGGAGGGGCCGGGGGCCGGGTCTAGCGGTCAGTCGCGGCTGGGCTCCACGACATCGGCCCACTTCTCGAGGATCTCAGGATCGACCTCGGTCTCCTGGGCGGTCTCACCGCCGTGCAGCTCCTGCGCCAGCTTCCCGAAGTCCGTCTCGTGAGTCCGGTACTTCAGGTCGCGTGCGACCTTCGTCTGCTTAGCCTTCGCTCGGCCGCGCCCCATAGGGTCAGCCCCCTCGCAACTTGGCCGGGGCACAGCGGCACCCGGGCGGTCCTTAAGAAATTCTCCGTGACGACAACGCTACCTGTTGCCCGGTTGTTCCCGCACGTCCGGGTACGAACTACCGCTCCTCGCGCCGCTCCGGAGGCCTCTCGGAGGCGTCCGGAGTGCGTCCGAGCGGCGTCCGAGCGGGCTACCAGCCGGGGTGCTGGCCGGTGAGGTGCACGCTGCCACCGGCCTCGCCCTCGACCGCGCGGACCTCGCCGGCGGGCCAGGCGCGGATGCCGTGGGCGTCGAGCACGCGGACCGCCTCGTCGACGTCGTCGGGGGGCAGCAGCGCGACCATGCCGATGCCGCAGTTCAGCGTGGCCTCGAGGTCGGCCTGGGAGACCTCGCCGACGCGGCGGACCAGGTCGAAGACCGGCTGCGGCGCCCAGGTGCGGCGGTCGATGGAGGCGGTGAGCTCGACCGGCATCACCCGCTCCAGGTTCGCCGCCAGCCCGCCGCCGGTGACGTGCGACATCGCGTGCACGTCGGTGCGGTCGGCGAGCTCGAGGCAGGCCCGGGCGTAGATCCGGGTGGGGGTGAGCAGCTCCTCGCCGAGCGCGCGGCCGAGCTCGGGGACGTTGCGGTCCAGGGACCAGCCCGCGCCGCCGTCGTCGGTGGAGCCGAGCAGCACGTGGCGGACCAGCGAGTAGCCGTTGGAGTGCAGGCCGCTGGCCGCCATCGCCAGCACCACGTCGCAGGGGCGGACCCGGCCCGGGCCGAGCAGCCGGTCGGCCTCGACGACGCCGGTGGCGGCGCCCGCGACGTCGTACTCGTCGGGGGCGAGCAGGCCGGGGTGCTCGGCGGTCTCGCCGCCCACGAGGGCGCAGCCGGCGACCTGGCAGGCCTCGGCGATGCCCTTGACGATCGCCGCGATCCGCTCGGGCACGACCCGGCCGGTGGCGATGTAGTCGGTCATGAACAGCGGCTCGGCGCCGCAGACGACGAGGTCGTCGACGACCATGCCGACCAGGTCGAATCCGATCGTGTCGTGGACGTCCATCGCCTGGGCGATGGCGACCTTGGTGCCGACCCCGTCGGTGGAGGTGGCCAGCAGCGGCCGCTCGTACCGGGTCAGCGCGCTGGCGTCGAAGAGGCCGGCGAAGCCCCCCAGGCCGCCGATCACCTCGGGCCGGCTGGCCCGGGCGACGTAGCCCTTCATCAGCTCGATGGCGGTGTCTGCCGCCTCGATGTCGACGCCCGCGCGGGCGTAGGCGTTCTGGCCGTCGGTCACCGGGCGGTCCTTCACGGGTTGTTGAGCACGGGCAGCGCCTTGCCCATGGTCGGGGAGGTCAAGGTGGCCTCGAGCAGGTGCTTGCCGAGCAGCGACTCGTCGGGCAGCGCCACGGGGTACTCGCCGGTGAAGCAGGCCTGGCACAGCGAGGACGCCGGCTGGCCGGTGGCCTCGATCATCCCCTCGAGGGAGATGTAGCCGAGGCTGTCGGCGCCGACGCTGGCGGCGATCTCGTCGCCGTCGAGGCCGTTGGCGATCAGCTCGGCGCGGGTGGCGAAGTCGATGCCGTAGAAGCACGGCCACTTCACCGGCGGGCTGGAGATGCGCACGTGCACCTCGAGCGCGCCGGCCTCGCGCAGCATCCGCACCTGCGCGCGCTGGGTGTTGCCGCGGACGATCGAGTCGTCGACGACCACGATCCGCTTGCCGCGGATCATGTGCTCCAGGGCGTTGAGCTTGAGCCGGATGCCGAGCTGGCGCAGGGTCTGGCTGGGCTGGATGAAGGTGCGCCCGACGTAGGCGTTCTTCACGAAGCCCTGGCCGAAGGGGATGCCGCTCTCCTGGGCGTAGCCCGAGGCGGCCGGGGTGCCCGACTCCGGCACCGGCATGACCAGGTCGGCGTCGACGGGGAACTCGCGGGCCAGCCGGCGGCCCATCTCGACGCGCGCCTCGTGGACGTTGCGGCCGGCGATGGTGGCGTCGGGGCGGGCGAGGTAGACGTACTCGAAGACGCAGCCCTTGCGCTCGGGCTCGGCGAAGCGGTGCGAGCGCAGGCCCTGGGCGTCGATGACGAGCATCTCGCCGGGCTCGACCTCGCGGACCACGCTGGCGCCGATGGTGGCGAGCGCGGCGTCCTCGGAGGCCACGACCCAGCCGCGGTCGAGCCGGCCCAGGACGAGCGGGCGGATGCCCTGCGGGTCGCGGGCGGCGTACAGGGTGTCCTCGTTCATCCACACGAAGCAGAACGCCCCGCGCAGCGTCGGCAGCACCTCGAGCGCGCGCTGCTCCAGCGAGCTGTCGGGGTGGTGGGCCAGCAGCGCGGTGACCAGGCTGGTGTCGTTGGTGGCCTCGCCGGCGGGGCGGGTGTGCAGGTCGAGCTCGTCGTCGGGGCCGGGCAGGTCGTCGACCATGCCGCGCAGCTCGTGGGTGTTGATCAGGTTGCCGTTGTGGCCCAGCGCGATCGAGCCGCCGGCGGTGGGCCGGAAGGTGGGCTGGGCGTTCTCCCACGTGCTCGCGCCGGTCGTGGAGTAGCGGCAGTGACCGATCGCCACGTGCCCCTTGAGCGACTCCAGCGTCGTCTCGTCGAAGACCTGGGAGACCAGCCCCATGTCCTTGTAGACCAGGATCTGGCGGCCGTTGCTGACCGCGATGCCCGCCGACTCCTGGCCGCGGTGCTGCAGGGCGTAGAGCCCGAAGTACGTCAGCTTGGCGACGTCCTCCCCCGGCGCCCACACCCCGAAGACCCCACAGGCGTCCTGTGGTCCGGCCTCCTGCGGGTCGAGCGCGGTCGTGAGCCGACCGTCACCGCCCTTGCGCGAGCTGCCACTGCTGCTGAGGTAGGGCACGGCCCTGATCGTAGCGGCGGCCGGCGGGAGGGTCCGAACCGTGACCGACCTGCGAGGACCCGATCCTGTTCTGCGGACGGCGGTGACCGGGGCTGCGTAAGGTTGCCGCCACCCCGTCCTTCACCTTGGAGCCCGATGTCCTCGCGCGCGATCGCACCGACCCCGCCGGGGGCGGCGGGCCTGTCGCCCGAGGCGCAGGAGTCGCTCCAGCTGATCGCCGAGGGCATCACCGCCATCGCCGGCTTCGGCGTGGCGGCCATCGGCCTCGTGCGCGACGACCACCTCGAGATGGTCGCGGTCGCCGGCAGCCCGCAGGCGCGCCGGGAGCTGGTCGGGCGGCGCACGCCCCTGCACCTGCTCACCACCGAGCTCGAGGTCGCCGACGACTGGGGCCTGCTGAAGTTCGTGCCCCACGAGCGGCTGCGCTCCGACGTCGAGACCTGGGGCTGGGTGCCGACCCTCGAACCGGTCGACTCCCCCGACGCCTGGCACCCCCTCGACATGCTGACCGCGCCCCTGCTCGACGCCGACGGCGCGATGCGCGGCCTGGTCTCCATCGACCTCCCCGACGACGGCCGGCGCCCCGGCCCGGACCGGCGCCGGCTGCTGGAGCGGTACGCCGCGCAGGCCTCCCGCGCGGTGCTGCGCGCGCTGGAGCGCGAGGAGCTCGAGGAGCAGGTCCGGCTGGCCGGCACCGCCCGGCGGGTCGTGCGCCGCGCCTCCCGGCAGCGCACGCTCTCCCGGATCCTCGAGGAGTCCGGCGAAGCGCTGGTCGAGGGCTTCCGGGCGCTGGGAATGTGGATCCAGACCTTCGACGAGGACGGGCTCGGCACGGGCGCCATCCACGCCACCGACGGCACCACGGTCGTGCTCCCCGAGGCCATCGTCCGGATCGCGGAGCGCTCGGCCCGTGAGGCGTGGGAGGCCCAGGAGACGGTCGTGGTCGCCCGCGGGCTGCTGCGGGACCGGCTCAGCGACGCCGAGCGCGAGGAGATCGTCGACCTCCTCGACAGCATCGACGTCGGCTCGATCCTGTTCGTGCCGATCGGCGTCGGGCCCGAGTGCCTGGGCAACCTCGTGCTCACCCGGTCCCACCACGGCGCGTCGTGGACCGACACCGAGGCCAGCGCCGCGCTCGACATCGGCCACGACCTCGGGACGGCGATCCTCAACGTCCGCGCCTTCGAGCGCGAGCACCGCCTGGTCAAGGAGCTCCAGGCCCTCGACCAGTACAAGGGGCAGCTGATCGCGACGCTCGCCCACGAGCTGAAGAACCCGCTGACCTCCATCGTCGGCTACCTGGAGATGCTCGAGGGCGAGGACGTCCACGGCGCGGTCGAGCAGGCCCTCTCGGCGATGGACCGCGGGGCGCGGCGGATGGTGCGGGTCATCGACGACCTGCTGCTGCTGTCCAAGGTCGGCGACCCGGGCAACCCCGTCATCCCCCAGCCCGTCGACCTGGGGGCCGTCGCCGCCGACGTGATCGACCTGACCAGCGTCGCCGCGCAGAAGCGGTCGATCAGCGTGCACGTCGAGGCGCCGGCGTACCCCGTCCTCGCGAGCGGGGACCCTGACGAGCTGGACCGGGTGCTGTCGAACCTGGTGAGCAATGCGGTGAAGTACTCCGACCCCGGTCGCAGCGTCGCCCTCCGGCTCGCCCAGGACGGCGAGGAGGTCGTGGTGGAGTGCTGCGACGAGGGGTTCGGGATCAGCGCGGAGGACCAGGAGAAGCTGTTCACCGAGTTCTTCCGGTCCACCAACCCGGTCGCCGTCGCGCAGCCCGGCACGGGTCTCGGGCTCGCCATCGTCGCGCGGATCGTGGCCCGTCACGGCGGCCGGATCGAGCTGGACTCCGAGCTCGGCCGCGGCAGCACGTTCCGGGTGCGCCTGCCCGCCGCCACGTCCTTCCCCACCGGCGGATGAGGCCGGCGTGACGCCTCAGGTGTCCCGCCGCGCCCTCGTCGCCGGCGGCCTGCTGTCCGCGGGCTCCCTCGCGGCCGGCGCCTCGGCGCTCGCGACCCCGGCGCAGCCCGACGAGCCGGCGTCGTACCCGCCGGAGGCGGCGCCGGGTCCGATCGGGCCGCTCGACCCGCCCCCGGGCGTCTCGGTGCGGCTGCGCTCCTCGGGCCAGGGGCTCGTGGCGACCCTGGAGCCGACCGCGGAGGCGCTGGGTCCGCTGCCGCTGGTGGTCTACCACCACGGGATGGGCCGCGACACCCAGGCGATCCTGCGCCGCCGCTCCACCGCCCCGATCCGCGCGCACCTGCTCGCGACCGCGCTGAGCGGCTACCGGGTCGTCGTCTCGGACTTCGGCGGCTTCTTGTGGGGAAACCCGCGCAACCACCGGGCCATCGACGCGGTCATCGCGACGCACCGGCGCACGGGCGGCGCCCCGGGCCGGGTCGCGCTGATCGGCAGCTCCATGGGCGGCGCCGCGGTGCTGTCGTACGCCGGCACCCACCGCCGCGAGGTGGCCTGCGTCGCCGCGCTCCAGCCGGCCACCGACCTCGTGGCGCTCCAGCGGCAGGGGGTGCCGGTCGACGCGGCGTT is a window encoding:
- a CDS encoding alpha/beta hydrolase family protein, producing MTPQVSRRALVAGGLLSAGSLAAGASALATPAQPDEPASYPPEAAPGPIGPLDPPPGVSVRLRSSGQGLVATLEPTAEALGPLPLVVYHHGMGRDTQAILRRRSTAPIRAHLLATALSGYRVVVSDFGGFLWGNPRNHRAIDAVIATHRRTGGAPGRVALIGSSMGGAAVLSYAGTHRREVACVAALQPATDLVALQRQGVPVDAAFPGGFSNARHGDRANPTAIARDPRSLYRGIPIHVWTGTLDHIATPERVRRFATLVRRGPNPRIATTMLRGLPHGDLLVGAVPTEDLQGFLRRHLPPAHLLPGPDVDEPAGGTDLGGEPQRTLVTARPQP
- a CDS encoding sensor histidine kinase; this translates as MSSRAIAPTPPGAAGLSPEAQESLQLIAEGITAIAGFGVAAIGLVRDDHLEMVAVAGSPQARRELVGRRTPLHLLTTELEVADDWGLLKFVPHERLRSDVETWGWVPTLEPVDSPDAWHPLDMLTAPLLDADGAMRGLVSIDLPDDGRRPGPDRRRLLERYAAQASRAVLRALEREELEEQVRLAGTARRVVRRASRQRTLSRILEESGEALVEGFRALGMWIQTFDEDGLGTGAIHATDGTTVVLPEAIVRIAERSAREAWEAQETVVVARGLLRDRLSDAEREEIVDLLDSIDVGSILFVPIGVGPECLGNLVLTRSHHGASWTDTEASAALDIGHDLGTAILNVRAFEREHRLVKELQALDQYKGQLIATLAHELKNPLTSIVGYLEMLEGEDVHGAVEQALSAMDRGARRMVRVIDDLLLLSKVGDPGNPVIPQPVDLGAVAADVIDLTSVAAQKRSISVHVEAPAYPVLASGDPDELDRVLSNLVSNAVKYSDPGRSVALRLAQDGEEVVVECCDEGFGISAEDQEKLFTEFFRSTNPVAVAQPGTGLGLAIVARIVARHGGRIELDSELGRGSTFRVRLPAATSFPTGG
- the purF gene encoding amidophosphoribosyltransferase; its protein translation is MPYLSSSGSSRKGGDGRLTTALDPQEAGPQDACGVFGVWAPGEDVAKLTYFGLYALQHRGQESAGIAVSNGRQILVYKDMGLVSQVFDETTLESLKGHVAIGHCRYSTTGASTWENAQPTFRPTAGGSIALGHNGNLINTHELRGMVDDLPGPDDELDLHTRPAGEATNDTSLVTALLAHHPDSSLEQRALEVLPTLRGAFCFVWMNEDTLYAARDPQGIRPLVLGRLDRGWVVASEDAALATIGASVVREVEPGEMLVIDAQGLRSHRFAEPERKGCVFEYVYLARPDATIAGRNVHEARVEMGRRLAREFPVDADLVMPVPESGTPAASGYAQESGIPFGQGFVKNAYVGRTFIQPSQTLRQLGIRLKLNALEHMIRGKRIVVVDDSIVRGNTQRAQVRMLREAGALEVHVRISSPPVKWPCFYGIDFATRAELIANGLDGDEIAASVGADSLGYISLEGMIEATGQPASSLCQACFTGEYPVALPDESLLGKHLLEATLTSPTMGKALPVLNNP
- a CDS encoding Glu/Leu/Phe/Val family dehydrogenase codes for the protein MSASPTVDVFELGSEHEQVVFCNDPATGLRAVVAIHSTALGPALGGTRFHPYASTADAVSDVLDLSRGMSYKAALAGLDLGGGKAVILGDPATLKTEALLRAYGRFVQSLGGRYYTACDVGTFSEDMDHVARESSYVTGRTVAHGGAGDSSVLTAYGVFQGMRAAAEHAWGSTSLAGRTVGVAGVGKVGRHLVGHLVEDGAHVVVTDVHAPAVERVLAEHGSGRGAGTVRAVGSTAALLAEPLDVYAPCALGRAITDEVVEVLPARIVCGAANNQLAHPGVEKALLDRGVVYAPDYCVNAGGLIQVADELDGFSFERAHQRATGIYDTTRAVLETAASEEISPAVAADRLAERRMRDVGRLRGLWLGRVLVEPRTP
- a CDS encoding DUF3073 domain-containing protein, which gives rise to MGRGRAKAKQTKVARDLKYRTHETDFGKLAQELHGGETAQETEVDPEILEKWADVVEPSRD
- the purM gene encoding phosphoribosylformylglycinamidine cyclo-ligase, translating into MTDGQNAYARAGVDIEAADTAIELMKGYVARASRPEVIGGLGGFAGLFDASALTRYERPLLATSTDGVGTKVAIAQAMDVHDTIGFDLVGMVVDDLVVCGAEPLFMTDYIATGRVVPERIAAIVKGIAEACQVAGCALVGGETAEHPGLLAPDEYDVAGAATGVVEADRLLGPGRVRPCDVVLAMAASGLHSNGYSLVRHVLLGSTDDGGAGWSLDRNVPELGRALGEELLTPTRIYARACLELADRTDVHAMSHVTGGGLAANLERVMPVELTASIDRRTWAPQPVFDLVRRVGEVSQADLEATLNCGIGMVALLPPDDVDEAVRVLDAHGIRAWPAGEVRAVEGEAGGSVHLTGQHPGW